AAAATGCAAAAAAGTGAATCAATCTTCCGGAaaaatttccatcaattcatttaTCCGTGATATTGACACTTTGCCCCTCCCCCCAAGGAAACATTTAAAAAGCAAGGAAATACCCAAAAAATCTAGCTTAGCAATTGTTCAATGGCTCCCTGAACACTTCCCCCACTTCGTCTTAGAGCTGCCACATTTCTGTCAAAGTCGAAGAATCCCATATCATTTAGTTGCCTAAGTTGATCGGCGTAGATTTCTTCGGGCGGTCTGGTGTCTGCTGGAGCTGCAGGTGCACTTGGGGCCGCACCACCCATTCCACCCATACCGCCAAATCCACCGGGACCAAACACATCTCCGAATGTTCCATTTTGCATCATTTGCATTGCTTGTTGTAATTGTTCTGGCGTGGGTTGTGGCATTCCTTGGAAGGGGTTAAATCCCGCACCAGctgctccagctccagctccagctccagcacCCGCTCCTCCGAACATCGAGGCAAAGGGATTCGGTGGATTAGCATCTGTGCCAGTTGATGGAGTTCCCCCAGCAGAAgcaggaggtggaggagttTGGGCTGGAGTATGACCTGCGGCTGCTCCCGGTCCACCGAACAATGATGCGAATGGATTATTAGCACCTCCCGCAGCAGGCATTCCAAACATATTGAAAGGTGGTACGCTGGGCTGACCACTTCCTGGTGTACTTCCTGCTGCTCCAGCAGGCGTGGTATCAGTGACGCCGGGCGCGGGAAAGCCGCCAGCCCCTCCACCTCCCATTTGTCTTCTCATCGCAGCAGCTTGTCGAATAGAATTCGGATCTGTAAGCATGTTTCTGAACATAGGTGATTGTAATATCTCGCGCGCGTTGGGCATATCTCTAAGCATTGGAGTATTTTGAATCATCATATTGACAAGATCCGGATTGTTAAGAGCTTCGTTCATCGTTTGGCGAATATTGGGATCATCCATCATTTGAGCGAGCGCATCTTCACTTGGGGGTGCACCCATCTGCGAAAATGTTAGTATGAAGAGACTGTTCTCATATAAGGGCATACATACACCACCATCTGCGCCGAACATTTCAGCGCCTGGAAGACCCATATGGCCTGCATATCGCGCACCGGTCAAACCAGCAAGAGGATTGTTCGCAGTTCCGGCAGCCATGTTAGTTGGAAGACTTGCTGCAGCGCCAGTTGCGGCATTGGCTGCAGCATTGGCTACGTTGCTTTGTGCGCTCTTAACCATATGTATCGTATTGTTAGGCTTGATCTTATAAGTGCTTAATGGCTCCTCATTCTTCATAACGCGACCGGAGTAGATTAATCGTTGGCGATCTACCGGAATCTTTTCGTAATCATCTCCAGCTAGCTTTGTCTTTAGGTCGAGAACTGTTGCCGCCTCTGCCATGGTGATTGTGTGATTTCCATCAGAGGATGTTTTGACCTTGAAGGTGATTTGGGAATCGCCCTCGGGCGCAGTTGGTGTCTCGTCTGACATTttaatggatttgatggattaATAAGTTGGCTGATggagattgaattgaatttagatatttgaaagagtCAGGTACATATGGTTGGGGTTTGCTTCTTGTGTTGATAGTAAAGGTGGTTTGATGTGTGTATTTGGTAGGTAATCGTATCTATCATAGGCAAATATTAAGTGAGGCGTTGAGGGGTGTGGCTATGGCTCAGATGACGTTTGATAATGGTTCACCGGTGGTTCAAAGATGGCTGCCACTGCGAAATTTTGAGAGGAAGGATGgttgaaatagaaagaagGATAGAAAATTGTTATGATCACTTATTCTACCTCAGAGAAGATGGGTTCAAATGGtttcatttataatatacttCACTATTCATTATCGCCTAGCTCTACATCGTGTAAAAGGtcgtatatatataccctCCTACACTCCTAGATAGGAGCTGTGTGACTGGTGactgatataataatatcttccattgaaatcttttgacTTCTGAtgactacctaggtattatCAAAGTAACTTCCAGGGCCACAAGGCACAGTCATGCAAGGGCCGGCCCAGCGCGAAATCTAAGCACCAGTGTCTAGTGGGCAGAGTTCCGCCTAACCCCTTTCCTTTATCGAGCAGAAAGTATCTAAGACCACGAAGAGAAGCCAAATCAGATAGCTACGTATCCGCTTGTTAGTAACATATTCTTTCTTagattttctatattattgaCTCTGTTTGGACTGTAGAATTAATATCCCGTATCCATCGCCAATGAGGTCTATTTCGCATTGAATTCATTACCCGGACTCCCGGTGAGGTGAAGTAGAAACACAGTTTGGCATAAAGGCAAGCACCGATCAGGTAAGATAAGAAATGCTAAGGTAGGTTCACTCATACCACTCATGCAATGACATGAAGCAATTGAAAACTGCTATCTCGATACTACCGATACTACCGATACTACCGGGCAGGAAGCAACCTTCTTTATAGACTTTCAACTAGGCCAGGTAAGGTGCTGGCCGAGCCATTGATTTTTAGCTGGACCTCGGCTCGGCCCCGCGTTTATAGAATCTGGGGATCTTCCAATTTCATATCTCACTCACTTTAATACTCCTCTCACATACAtatcatttctctctctcctatTTCAATCTATTGTCTTATATTGTGTTCATTCAATTCGAGAATTAACTGCTGTCAAACGAACAAACCGATATCCATAACCCTCAACAGACTCTACAAGATGCGTGGAATtcaaattaaagaatatgTCAAGGTAAGCTTCGAGAGAGCTCCAAAGTCTTTATCTTCTATCTTCgtcaatatttataaatacttaTGTAGCATGCTAATCAATTCTTACAACATAGGGTCCTCAAGATCTTAAAGTCACAGATCTACCAGATCCAGTACCAAATCCCGATCAATACTTGATTGAGATTCATGCCACCGCTACCAACTTCTACGACCTCCTCCAAATTCGCGGGAAATATCAACACCAACCCCCTCTACCTTGTAAGATATTTATTCTTCTTGCCCATTCGCAAAAGATTCAGAATCCATAGTTAAATATCCTTTCCAACCTCGTATCTCATTGCCCCAACCATCCATTAACCACTCAACCTAGGGATTTCCGGCTCAGAATTCAGCGGCACCATTATTTCTAcgccctcctcctcctcatctccaaaaTACAAACCCGGCGACCGCGTCTTCGGCGCCTCTCAAGGCGGTTACGCAACTCTCGTCTGTGCCCAAGAGGCTTCTCTCTACCCCGTTCCCGACTCCTGGTCTTTCTTTGAAGCAGCCGGTCTCTTCGTCACCGCTCCCACATCCTACGGCGCTCTCGTCACACGCGCGAATATCAAATCTGGAGACTATGTCCTTATTCACGCTGCTGCCGGCGGAGTCGGTCTTGCAGCCGTGCAGATCGCAAAAGCATTTGGCGCAACTGTTATAGCTACTGCTGGCACGAAGCGAAAGTTGGAGGTCGCGCGAGAATTTGGCGCTGATCATGTTATTGATTACGGCGATGCGACTTGGCCCGATCAAGTCAAGAAATTAACACCCAACAACAGAGGTGTAGACATCGTATTCGATCCAGTGGGTCTAATCGACAAATCGACAAAATGCATCCGCTGGAACGGACGACTCCTCGTTATCGGATTTGCAGCCGGAAATATCGAAAAAGTGGCGATGAACAAGGTTttgttgaaaaatataaGTATAGTGGGATTACACTGGGGAGCATATGTACAGAATGAACCGGAAAAGATCCAGGAGGTATGGGAGGGTATTTTTAAATTGATCAAAGAGGGAAAATTCAAAGGAACGGTCTTTAGGGATAAGGAGTTTGTGGGGCTGGAGGATGTTCCAGGAGCATTGGAGAGTCtaggggggagggggacATGGGGGAAGGTTGTCGTGAAGGTTGAGAAGAACGGGAAGGAGGGCAGGAGTAAGATTTAGgcgaggaaaaggaagagggagaagtaGTTGGATTATGGATGGAAGGGGGAGATATGTTATTAGCGAGAAACTAGGGGGTGGGTTTTTCTGTTTGTATATGTTATACATACTAGACTATATGACCGACTACACTATTGAAGAGGTATGAGGTTATTGAGATTTTTTCGATAAAGATACTTAGAATACATTCATGACACATAAATTGAAGAGCTACAGCATCAGCCCGCAGAATTACACGAGTATGCAGAACAACTACTCCAAGATTTCCAGGAAAATCGTAATGACCTCCTGTCAGAATGGCGGATCATACACACACCCTCACATCTAATCACAATTATAACATACGCTGCAagaagattttaataattgtcTGTCATAGATAGACTATTCTCAATTATTCATCAAGAGTTTGCTATCTTTACGTATCCATACCTCCATCCAGTCATCCATCATATCAATAAGTAGTAACAAATGTATCATATCGTAGCCAAAAAAAACCGCGCCTGCTTCCTATTCCCATTCATAATATCCCAAAGTAATTCACGAGAATTTTAGCATCTCTTCAACTAATATCCACCCATTCTTCTCAATATTCCCCCTCAAGACTCTAGAAATGTTCTTTCCAAAACGAAAAATTGACATCGCGAGTTGTGGCATTCTTACATGCTTTTTTGATGGAGCGGGCTGCTACGTTTGGTCCTATTTAGAATGTTAGTATCCAtgttaaaatcaaaaatgtaTTGAGAGGGGCaggaaggggaaagaaagtGGAACAAAAATAACACAACAGGGAAAAACATACCACAAAAGTAAACTCCAACATTAGTTTTAAAATCTCCTTCCAACCCAGACATATAGGTTTTATCCATAATCCCATCCCTCATGCCCTCAAATAATTTTGTGAAGTCCGGTCTTCCGAAATTCGTCCTCGATTTCAATTCAGTCAATGGATCGACATCCGCACCAACACTGTTTAGTACGATATTTTGCGCCGTATCGATATCCAGCTTTTGGGTCAAATAAGTATGGATACGTAAAAATTCTTGCCCATCATTACCAGGTTGTCCTGCTGCTTCTTGAGATTGTGCTTCCAGAGATGAAAGAAGGACTTGGAACCATTCGAAGGATGTGGTATCTTTACAAACCCAGATGAACTCTACTCGACGAAGACGCTCGGGAGGATTTGTTCCGTGGCGAAGATGCCAAATATTTTTGAGGATGGATGCCCATGGTGTTACGCCAATACCTGTACCGATGAGAACGGCCACTTCATTTTCGAAGACGTCTTCAGCGGGAGCACCGTAGGGACCATCTATGCGGATGTCGGGCATTTTTTGACCGTTTTCGAGGGCTACTTCGTACATACCGTTGGGATCGACACCGTCGTAGAGTTTCGCTTGTGCGGCACCAGCTCCGAGGGCGTCACCGAGGGTTCGGGTAAAGTCACCGACTTGACGGATGTGGATAGAGATGTAGGGGTCGAACGGGCATGATGTGATGGTGAATGGATGCCACTGCTCACGGGAAACAGATGGGACGTTGAGAAAAAGCCATTGGCCTGCCTTGTACTTCATCGATGGCTTTCGGAATTGAATTTCCATGGCATCTGTAGTCTGTTAGTTTCGAATGATGATGGTTAGGATGTGACATACCATATGGATGACGAACGACTCTAACAATTTGGGTTTCTCTTCTACTTCTGATTTCGCGATACACACGCTCAAGGAAGTAAAGTCCACCCCCCCAAAGCTCCCAACGCCATCCTTCATAACCTAAGCAATGACCCCAGAAGTTCTCGCCATCAAATGGAGAAAATGGGTCTGCAGTATCGCGGACGAAGCATCCCGTAGCATGTGTATACATTCCAAGCAAAAATGGAATAAACAAATGATGCGTGTACCAAAATGTTTCGAAAGATTGTTGTCTAATTTTGGCATGGGCAGTAGTATACATCAGCATCATGCATAGTAGCATGATATGACCGGTGATACCACCAGCCTCGGTATAGTGAATTTGGATTGCAGTCAAAGGTCTGATTTGAGTCTTTTCGACGTTGAAGAAACTGCCTCAGTGTTAATATTTGAGTGAAAGTAGGATTTTGCAATACTTACTTCACATAGTGAGCAGCTACATGAAATATGGTCCAGAATAATAATGAGTATGCTACTTGTCGATGAAACCATTGAGACTCATCAAGTGGTAAGAATTTGATCTTTGGTCTAATGTACCTCAAGATATTGCGGCACATGGGCAATAAGATCAATGCAACATCTACAGATAACACCAGACCGGCACCTCTCGATATCCATACTGAGAATGTTAGAGAATTCAAACCCGCTAGTCTAGGATCACTAGCTTGCTTCCACCTGTATGACTTATTAGCAAATGATAACgaatatattgaaagcaGACTCACCATCCCAAAGCAAACAGGCCAACGTGAAAGCcatggaagaggaaattgaatAGCAACTTAGTTCCCCGAGTCTGCTCCTTCAAAAACTGTACAGCACCCATCTTCTCTATATCCAAATATCCCAAAAATTAAAGGTCGTCCCGCGACAAGATCGATGGAGATAGTTGAGTGGACCCGTTGATCTTTTTATGAATGACTGAAGGACCCAAACTTTCCGACCCCGCgtagaaatattaaatattgtaTTTTCCCCAAAAGAAtgtattaaaaaagaatgttCATAACAAAGAAGAATGATCTGAGCCAGCAGCCAAAAGCTTGGAAAAGCTTGGGTAGAAAGGTTGGAGAGGGAAGTCTTGTTCTTCTACAACgccgaggaggaagaagacgaaagCTAGGGTTTGCGGGCGAGTCTTATAAAGGTTGCTCGTTGGGTCTACCGCACTAGTCACTCGATCCTTTCAATGACGGGATAGGTATGTTGTGAGAAAGCCTTATTAGGTTCGAAACCAACGCTCGTACAGCCGTTTGTTGCGGGCGCAAATCGATGAATTCGGATGACAGGTTTTCCTTGAGAAACCCCAGCAAGACTGAACGATAATATCtgattttccttttcaatttcctaTTTGATATGAAATCCAAGGAAAGATCCCGTTGCGAGGTACGAAAATGGCTGTACTTCGAGAAATGTCATCCGAGCTTTTCAATCTAGTAGGAGTGGATGGCATGTAACAGTGCGTTTCGAAAGTTATAAGACGGTATCAGATCGATCCAATATTTGGATAATCAGAAGCAGGCTATGGTTTCGTGTGGTATGAAGGATGAGAAGATATCAATCGAGCTTGTATGGTAAAACTTTGCTGATTGAGTTGAGACGGCTGTTGTTGCAAGTACCCCAGAAGCATTAAAGAAGCGATGGACAGTGTTGCAAATATCCGATCTTATCTACGATGTAGCCGTTTGTTCGTCTACCGtacttcttctcttctctgtGCTATATCAATTGGTCGATCAGGATATTTCAATGGATTTATAGGAATTTTGCTGAATTTCCATGGAATGATGTTATTTCATTGCCAAGGTAGATACTATTTTTTGGGGATCATGAGTGAATAGATTTCatgaaagaaatagaaaCGAAAAATCACCGTCGTAGTCGAAGTCGAGGTTTTCTATATTGAGAATGGCTACTGTGACCCGTGTCTGAACAGCAAGGGTATCAAGCTACCCCAGGCGCTTGACAATCACATTTGATTGGATGAAAGTATTGATAGAAGCAGCACTTATGCACGAGTCCTGGTCGTCTGCATCAATCCATCTGGTACCTCGTTCCACAGAAGGCCTCTTTCTGGGTTTTTACCAGAATAGCTCACATGGATCCACCAACCTAAGATTCCATACATGAGCCAGGACAACATACCTTCACTGCAGGAAGTAAACTTAGCTAGATGTCCACGGTTGTTGCGTCGAGCACTTTTGCCCTTGGTTGGAGATAAGAGACGAAGGGGTAACCATTTTCGGGCGAACTAGCAATTTAGATACGGATGGGGGTGTATGACGGGGGAATTATAGAACTTGAATTTATGGTGACATCGTTCATGTACTGAAGCAGGCGAGCCAGTATATGCAAGATTGCATTGGTACGGTGTAGTCAGTCGACCTCGTAGCCATAGGTCTTTGGCAATTAGTCTTTGGCAATTAGTCTTTGGCATAGTAATGGAACTCTGTTTAAATAGAGTCTCATCGCACGAAGCTGTCATATACGGCTAGCTGAACTAAACGTTGGGTCCCGGGCTGGTAGGTATTTAATCGAGTCTGGGCCCATAATTAGGGCTAGATAGAAAGGTAATCATGGCGAAGTCCATGTTACAGTCAGAAATAATGCCATTGGATCTGTGAATGGTATCTGAGCGTTTACAAATACACGTACAAGTACCGAGGTAACAATACACCGCCATTGAGTAAAATGGCCGTCCGAACTTCGATGTTCGTCCAACGAGGTACTTCAGCGATATTCGGTTTTCAGCCATTTCGCCGTTCCTGCAGGTCCCAAAAATGCAAAACCTTATCCTGGGTGTTACTGTGGTCACGTGATAGTAGCCGTTTCAAATGGGGGACACGATACAAAGTTAGCCATGCAGTGAGTGTATCGTATGCCTTATCGGCGCAGTATTCGCAGAGGAAACAATAACAAAGAAGAACTCGAGATTAGAACAGCCAGTTGACAAAAATATCAACTTAAATGTAACTTTGTACTGATAAATGGAACTGGTAAACGTATGTTGTTGGATATGAGGTAGGAGAGCCTTCATTCTCTGTCGTTTCAGAACTGGTTCAGAAACAGCATTTCGTCAACAAGTGCACGTCCATCTAGGGGCCGTCGACGAAAGTACGTTCCCTGTGGCTTGATTAACCATAACTTACAAGATGTAGATCTTGCTTCATCGACAAATGGTTCATACAACGGAGACGCGATGTGCCGATAGGAAATCTGTATATAGACATGAATCCGAGACTTGGAGTGgatcaatatcttttatcATTTCCTCGGCATCGGCGAAAGGCATAAATACACACCATGACCACAGGTGCATTTCTCGATCATTGAAGTACATCACAAACCGAAGATTGCCTTGCCTGAAAGGGTTGGAACTTTCGAAAGTGCCACACATCGTTGTCAGTGAAGCGTTGGAACACGGCCAGTTACGTATATTCACCGTAGACAATGATACAGATCCCAATGTTTGTTCGAAGAATCCCATACTCAGTAACCAGTTTATGTGTTGAGGAATTTGTGACTTCATGAATATGCGGTGACACTTGGCGGGGCTATAGATGATATCTGGACTCTAAGAGTACTGTAAATCCTTCTTTTAGGACGGACAATTTTCGAGACAAGACTGGTCCTTCCCATTAAGAAACGACTGCAGTACTGGCCCTTCTCACCGAGATGATTAATTGTCGATATCCGTCGTTCGTACCAAATCTCACATGAGCGTGCAAGATGGTATGGCCTGAGCAATATGGCCGtgatataatttcaatctgTCCAGACCTGGGTTAGAGTTCCTAAAAAGAGAGTTAAATTCGCGGCAAACACACTTGTATATGCGGGATCGATTCTTCGCATGAAGAGCAGGAGTGATTGAAATGAGCAATTGGACGATAGCAATGCGGGAGCCAGAAGCCTTTATCCAATGCGAGGTAGATAGACAAGAACGTTGAGGGCAACAAGCATGGAATAACCCCATTGCACAATAGCAGACAGATCTCGCAGCATATCCCGTTGGATTGATACCATGAGAACAAACATCTGGCCGCGGGTTTGAATGGGCAAATGGTTATTTTTGGTTGCCTATCaaagtattaataatttGCCAAGTGGATCAAATCGATGCAACCAATGCCATAACAAATGCCACGTTCCCCGTGGGCTCCATCTGTGCTCCATCGCAGCATGATGACATGTAAAGCTTGGAGTTAGTGTTATTCCCTCCAGATGTGCAAGGCAATGAGCTTTCTTCGTGTATGGAGGAGGGAGGTAAGCAGACGTCAACTCAAGGCTTTGTTGATGCCTCGTAAGTCTTCCAAGCGgcgaaaaggaaagaaaagaatgcgTGGTCAAGAAGGCTGAGTCCACTAATTAGGAAGTTTAAAGCCTTAAGTTTTACCGTTCCGAACTAGCGCTTGTGGATTGGAACGGGCGTTTCGTAGCGAAGCCGATCATCTATCTACAAGTGACGATTTCGAAGTAATTATTGACACTTGACGATATACCAACTGCCAAAATCTGTGCATTGAATGTGCGAATCTGGCCCTTTCATGATAGCCTCTTGCATGCAGTTTCTCTCGCATTCGCTGTGCTAAAACTCACTCCTTGAGATCTACTGTCATCAGCGCGGACCGTTGCGCCTGTAAGGGGGGTTGATAACCAGGGTCGACTCAACTTCAAAATGGTATGGAACAACAAAGGCCTTCTCACATCCTTAAACAGGCTGGCGTAACTAATAACAATTACTGGAACAGGGTATCAGTCGTCGTCCGAAGGGGAACAATAATGCCTCTGCCGCAGAGAGTGCCCCGTCGGGGAAGCCGAATATCCAGAAAGCCCAGTTCGATACgaccaagaagaaggaagttgGTGTGTCGGATCTTACTTTGATCAGTAAGGTCTCTAATGAAGCAATCAACGAGAATCTCAAGAAGAGATTCGATAATAGGGAAATCTATGTATGGCCTCTCTCTTCGCGACCAGTGAACACGGACACGGGAGGGCTCCCGAGGAGGACGAGTACTAACAGGTTTATGTAGACATACATTGGGCATGTGCTTGTTTCTGTCAATCCTTTTCGAGATTGTGAGTAAAACACAGCTTCTTCGAGCTCAAGCATCTAACGCTTCACAGTGGGAATTTACACAGATGCAGTCTTGGATAGTTACAAAGGCAAGAATCGGCTGGAGGTCAGTAAAAAACCAAACCCACACGTTAATACCAGCGTCTCTAACAAATGTCTAAGATGCCACCTCATGTCTTCGCCGTTGCCGAATCTGCATACTATAATATGAATGGTTATAAAGATAATCAATGTGTTATCATTTCAGGAGAATCTGGAGCGGGAAAGACCGAGGCAGCAAAGCGAATCATGCAATACATAGCCAATGTTTCTGGAGGCAGTAACTCATCCATTCAGGAGATTAAGGATATGGTTTTGGCGACGAATCCATTGCTAGAATCTTTCGGTAATGCGAAAACATTACGAAACAATAATTCCTCTCGTTTCGGAAAATACCTCCAATTGCAGTTTAATGCGCAAGGAGAACCGGTGGGCGCAGACATAACAAACTACCTTCTCGAGAAGACGAGAGTAGTCACTCAAATCAAGGACGAGCGGAATTTCCACATTTTCTACCAATTTACCAAAGGGGCTTCGCAAGCATACAGGGAGAATTTTGGTATCCAGCAACCGTCGCAGTATCTTTACACAAGCAAAGCCGGGTGCTTCGACGTTGATGGAATTGACGATCTTGCCGAATATCAGGACACTTTGAATGCCATGAAGATTATCGGTTTGTCGCAAGCTGAACAAGACGAGATATTCCGTATGCTAGCTGCTATCTTGTGGACtggaaatattcaatttcgtgaagatgaagatggatatgCTGCAGTTGTTGATCAATCAGTTGTTGACTTCCTGGCATACCTGCTGGATTGTGATGCAGGCCACGTTATTCAAGCTATCACTATTAGAATTCTTACTCCTCGGAACGGGGAAGTTATCGAATCACCCGCGAATGTTCCTCAAGCGCTGGCCACGAGGGATGCTCTTGCTAAAGCAATATATAACAACCTCTTCGATTGGATTGTCGAGCGTGTCAACAAATCCCTCACTGCCCGGTCAGCGACATCGAACTCGATAGGTATTCTCGATATTTATggttttgagatttttgagaagAACAGTTTCGAGCAGTTGTGTATCAACTATGTCAATGAGAAATTGCAACAGATCTTCATTCAGCTAACATTGAAGACTGAACAAGAGGAATATGCCCGGGAACAGATCCAATGGACGCCAATCAAGTACTTTGACAACAAAATTGTTTGTGATTTGATCGAATCTATGAGACCACCAGGTATATTTTCCGCTATGAAAGATGCAACAAAGACAGCCCATGCCGATCCAGCTGCATGCGATCGTACCTTCATGCAGGCAATTAGCGGAATGTCGAATCCTCATCTTACCCCTCGACAAGGCAATTTCATTGTCAAGCATTATGCTGGTGATGTGAGCTATACAGTAGAGGGAATTACCGACAAGAATAAGGATCAACTTCTTAAGGGCTTACTCAACCTGTTTGGACAAAGCAAAAATCAGTTCATTCATGAATTATTCCCCCATCAAGTCGATCAGGACAACAGAAAACAGCCTCCATCTGCTGGTGATAAAATAAAGGCCTCAGCAAATGATTTAGTGGCAACATTGATGAAGGCAACACCATCATATATCCGTACAATCAAGCCTAACGAAAATAAATCACCAACTGAATACAACGAGAAGAATGTTCTGCATCAAGTCAAGTACCTTGGTCTACAAGAGAACGTTCGTATTCGTCGTGCCGGATTTGCATATCGTCAAACATTCGACAAATTCGTTGAACGATTTTACCTACTTTCTCCTAAAACTTCCTATGCAGGCGACTACATCTGGACAGGAGATTCAAAAACTGGAGCAATGCAAATTCTGAAAGACACCAACATACCTGTTGAGGAATATCAAATGGGTGTGACAAAGGCATTTATCAAGGCGCCTGAAACTCTGTTTGCACTAGAACACATGCGAGACCGCTACTGGCATAACATGGCTGCCCGTATTCAACGTGTGTGGAGGGCGTTCTTACAAATCCGAATCGAGGCCGCCACTCGAATTCAAAGGATGTtcaggaagaagagagaaggtAAAGAGTTTCTGGAGTTAAGAGAAAAGGGCCACCAGGTTCTCCAGGGGCgcaaagagaggagaagataCAGTCTCCTAGGTTCAAGACGTTTCATGGGTGATTATCTTGGGAT
The Botrytis cinerea B05.10 chromosome 5, complete sequence DNA segment above includes these coding regions:
- the BcnoxA gene encoding BcnoxA, with the protein product MGAVQFLKEQTRGTKLLFNFLFHGFHVGLFALGWWKQASDPRLAGLNSLTFSVWISRGAGLVLSVDVALILLPMCRNILRYIRPKIKFLPLDESQWFHRQVAYSLLFWTIFHVAAHYVNFFNVEKTQIRPLTAIQIHYTEAGGITGHIMLLCMMLMYTTAHAKIRQQSFETFWYTHHLFIPFLLGMYTHATGCFVRDTADPFSPFDGENFWGHCLGYEGWRWELWGGGLYFLERVYREIRSRRETQIVRVVRHPYDAMEIQFRKPSMKYKAGQWLFLNVPSVSREQWHPFTITSCPFDPYISIHIRQVGDFTRTLGDALGAGAAQAKLYDGVDPNGMYEVALENGQKMPDIRIDGPYGAPAEDVFENEVAVLIGTGIGVTPWASILKNIWHLRHGTNPPERLRRVEFIWVCKDTTSFEWFQVLLSSLEAQSQEAAGQPGNDGQEFLRIHTYLTQKLDIDTAQNIVLNSVGADVDPLTELKSRTNFGRPDFTKLFEGMRDGIMDKTYMSGLEGDFKTNVGVYFCGPNVAARSIKKACKNATTRDVNFSFWKEHF
- the Bcdsk2 gene encoding Bcdsk2, with the translated sequence MSDETPTAPEGDSQITFKVKTSSDGNHTITMAEAATVLDLKTKLAGDDYEKIPVDRQRLIYSGRVMKNEEPLSTYKIKPNNTIHMVKSAQSNVANAAANAATGAAASLPTNMAAGTANNPLAGLTGARYAGHMGLPGAEMFGADGGMGAPPSEDALAQMMDDPNIRQTMNEALNNPDLVNMMIQNTPMLRDMPNAREILQSPMFRNMLTDPNSIRQAAAMRRQMGGGGAGGFPAPGVTDTTPAGAAGSTPGSGQPSVPPFNMFGMPAAGGANNPFASLFGGPGAAAGHTPAQTPPPPASAGGTPSTGTDANPPNPFASMFGGAGAGAGAGAGAAGAGFNPFQGMPQPTPEQLQQAMQMMQNGTFGDVFGPGGFGGMGGMGGAAPSAPAAPADTRPPEEIYADQLRQLNDMGFFDFDRNVAALRRSGGSVQGAIEQLLS